The genome window CTATCAACAGAATTACCTGCAGCCTTTAGGATACTCAGTTAGACCTTCCATGCAACAACATAATCAGCTGAGCCAGGTTCATGCATGCACTAATTCTACCCATTACCGTGCCAGATCACCCTTTTTCAACACTTCACAATGGGAATATAGTGAAAAGAGAAAACGCCAGATATGCTTTTTTTCACGCTCTTCATTTTAAGATGCTGTCTTTTGACTACAGTGGAGGATGTGCGTAATGAATAGTACTTTAGGTTTTTGGAAACTTTCCACACACTAGTCATTTCTTGATCAAACAGCTTTGCAAAGGGTTTTCTCACGAGTATCTAATGTTATGCAGTTATATTGATTAGAATTACAGATTATTGCCAATACAGGGAGCTGGCAATGTAAATTCCAATTCAATTCAGTCCGTGTTTGAAGTGAATTGAAATAGAATTTCAAGAATCAAAAACAATCTGATTTGAAAATAAATGGCACTCTTTTCAATTCCGAATTGGAATGTATCTCCTGAATTTAAATTAAACTGATCCCAACCCTAGTTCAGACAAATATTCCACTTGGAATGAACCCTGAATTGAATCACTTGGACATACCTTGCTCTTGAAGTAGGGGTAGCTATCCATGATCCAGTGATAGATGTCACACAACAACAGCTTCTTCTCCTCTGAAGCAAGTATGGCCATAGAGATAAGGGCGATGTAGGACTGGGTGGGCTTGTCCCGTGGACTGTCTGTAGTGGTCGCCTCTTGATCTTCTTTCACTTTGACCTCTTCCtcgtcctcttcatcctcctcctctgaccCCTCTTCTCCTTCGGGCCCCTTCTCAGGGCTCCCAAGTTCAATACTTTCCCTCTCTGAGAGGATGTCAGGACTCCGCTCCTCCACGGGACTATGAGAGGTCTGCTCTGCTGGGGGACTCTTTGCCTCCTCTCTCATGCTCTTACTGTCCTTGTTGTACAGCAGGTAGTCTATGGTGAAGCGTAGTCCCAAGCGCTCCCGGCCAGTGTTGTAGGTGTTTCTGTCCTCCATGGGCCTTCTTTGACTTTTATGGCAGTTGCTATCACTTTAAATGTAGATTACCTATTTCCACCACAATACAATCCTCAGATTCTTCACAGATGTTTTTGTTGCTCAGTTTCCCAGTGCTGGTCTATGACACTGCTGTGCATCAAGTAAGGTGCCTCTCTTCAATGTACTTTGGGCTAAGTAAATTAATGGCTGCAGTCTCTTTGGTCACAAGATCAAGTTAGGACAATTAAATGGGATAGTCCCAATTTACCCTGATTGTTTGGTACCTCAACTCAATGTGATGCCAAAGCCTGTATATAGGTTAAGGACAATCAAATGTTTTATACCACATTGATCtgatagaagaagaagaaaatgaagGAAAAAAATAATTTATGCAGTGTTATTTCCTTCCTCAAATGTATCTTGTGAAAACTAGATCCGAATGGATCAGAGTTGTGATGGTACCACTATTTAAATGTCCGTAAATGTATCCCTCACAGTGAGGGGCAATAGAGACAGGAGAAGCAGAGGTAGGGGGTCTAATCAAAGCCGATTAATTTTATTAAACCACAGCAAATCTCTGTAATTATGGGAGATTAAACACTGATTTAGTAGGACATGGTGTTCAGAGGGTGCTTCAGCAGCACCAAAAGGCATTTAAACAGCATTTTCCCTACTTAAATGGGTTTGGATGGAGGATGCTCCGTATAGTGCACATTATCAGAGTTACTGTAAGAGATTCTGTTATAAAACGGTAATACATTTATCATAAATTAGGTACTACAATCAAAAAAACATGgggcaaggtttcctccagaagtgaagcttggcattcaggccttgttttcatcagaccaaagaaatgggctgtcatgtgccttttacccgaggagtggcttccgaccagccactctaccatataggcctgattggtggagtgcttctgagatggttgtccttctggaaggttctcccatctccacagaggaaatctggagctctgtcagagagacatcgggttcttggtcacctccttgaccaaggtccttctcccctgattgttctgaatacttatgtaaataatgtatttctgtattttatttgttataaattagcaaacctttctaaaaacctgttttcactttgttttcCAAATGCCCTGTACAGGCTAATGACAGAGGAGAAGCTGCATGTATGTAACTATAGACAAGTTGAGTGACGAACAGCCAACCAAAATGTttgaaattatttttaaaaaatccTGCACCCCCTATCAAAAAATTATTTGACATGTTCTATACCCTGTTAACGGGTTAGGGTGGGGCGCTGGCCTATATTATTAATATttttttcagggggtgctgcagcaccatcAGCACCCCTAATTCCCACGGCTATGTGAAAAGATGTGGATTCGTTCATGCCTAAGTATAAAGACTTAGATATGTCAGCATGTTGACACATACCCTTTCCAGAGTTAGAATATTCTAcaaatacagtgtcttcagaaagtattcataccccttgacttattccacattttgttgtcttacagcctgaattcaaaatggatgaaaatgtattctcacccatctacacacaattacccattatgacaaagtgaaaacatgtttttagaaaaatgaaataaataaatatgttatttacatattcacacccctgagttaatactttgtagaaacTCCTTTGGTAGCAGTTacagagtctttctgggtaagtctctaatagCTTTCCAGGCgtagattgtgcaacatttgcccgttattcttttcaaaattcttcaagatcTTTCAAATTGGTTGTTGGCCATTAATAGAAAACCATTTTCAGATCTTGGAATGGATTTTCAGGTAGATGTAAgtcagatgacttcgtcaaccattttgaaaagaaggtcgacgatatccgatcctcgtttgctaagtcaaacgacaccgctggttctgctcacactgccctaccctgtgctctgacctctttctcccctctctctccccagatgaaatcttgcgtcttgtgacggccggccgcccaacaacctgcccgcttgaacctatcccctcctctcttctccagaccatttccggagaccttctcccttacctcacctcgctcatcaactcatccctgaccgctggctacgtccctttcgtcttcaagagagcgagagttgcaccccttctgaaaaaacctacactcgatccccgatgtcaacaattacagaccagtatcccttctttcttttctctcccgctatctctctctgaatgaccttcttgatccaaatcagtcaggtttcaagactagtcattctactgagactgctctcctctgtatcacggaggcgctccgcactgctaaagctaactctctctcctctgctctcatccttctagatctatcggctgccttcgatactgtgaaccatcagatcctcctctccaccctctccgagttgggcatctccggcgcggcccacgcttggattgcgtcctacctgacaggtcgctcctaccaggtggcgtggcgagaatctgtctcctcaccacgcgctctcaccactggtgtcccccagggctctgttctaggccctctcctattctcgctatacaccaagtcacttggctctgtcataacctcacatggtctctcctatcattgctatgcagacgacacacaattaatcttctcctttcccccttctgatgaccaggtggcgaattgcatctctgcatgtctggcagacatatcagtgtggatgacggatcaccacctcaagctgaacctcggcaagacggagctgctcttcctcccggggaaggactgcccgttccatgatctcgccatcacggttgacaactccattgtgtcctcctcccagagcactaagaaccttggcgtgatcctggacaacaccctgtcgttctcaaccaacatcaaggcggtggcccgttcctgtaggttcatgctctacaacatccgcagagtacgaccctgcctcacacaggaagcggcgcaggtcctaatccaggcacttgtcatctcccgtctggattactgcaactcgctgttggctgggctccctgcctgtgccattaaaccccttcaactcatccagaacgccgcagcccgtctggtgttcaaccttcccaagttctctcacgtcaacccgctcctccgttctctccactggcttccagttgaagctcgcatccgctacaagaccatggtgcttgcctacggagctgtgaggggaacggcacctcagtacctccaggctctgatcaggccctacacccaaacaagggcactgcgttcatccacctctggcctgctcgcctccctaccactgaggaagtacagctcccgctcagcccagtcaaaactgttcgctgctctggccccccaatggtggaacaaactccctcacgacgccaggacagcggagtcaatcaccaccttccggagacacctgaaaccccacctctttaaggaatacctagggtaggataagtaatccctctcaccccccccccctttaagatttagatgcactattgtaaagtgactgttccactggatgtcataaggtgaatgcaccaatttgtaagtcgctctggataagagcgtctgctaaatgacttaaatgtaaatgtaatgtaaaacagtaactcggccactcaggaacattcactgtattattggtaagcaactccagtgtagattttggctttgtgttttagcatactgtcacgccttggtcattgtattttgtgtttttgttatatgtttgggtaggccagggtgtgacatgggtttatatgttgttttcgtattggggtttgtattatttgggatcgcggttgattaggggtgttgtttaggcttggctgcctgaggcgattctcaatcagtcaggtgattctcgttgtctctgattgggaaccgtatttaggtagcctcagtttcgctttgtatttcgtgggtgattgttcctgtctttgtgtagtgttcaccagataggctgtaataggtttcacgttccgtttgttgtttttttattgagttatttcatgtatcgttccgttttcattcattaaagatcatgagtaacaaacacgctgcatttcggtccgactctcttccttcaacagacgaacgccgttacacatacCCATAAGATGTTGCAGCTATCATTATACTTGAAAGTacagagagtggtactcagtaatatgttgtattggatttttcctaaacataacactttgtattcaggatttTGCTTTACCACATTTTTGtaatattactttagtgccttgttgcaaacaggatgcctgCATGTTTTGTATTAATTTTATTCTATACAGGACTCCTTCTTTTCACTCCGTGTcaattaatttttaaaaattttatttcacctttatttaaccacgtaggccggttgagaacaagttctcacaactgtgacctggccaacacagagttacacatgggacgaacaaacgtacagtcaaaaacacaatagaaaaatataagtaagattagggaggtaaggcaataaattgtccacagtggcaaaataattacaatttagaattaatactggagtgatagatgtgcagatgatgatgtgcaagtagagatactggggtgcaaaagagcaaaaataaacAACAATTTGTggaatgaggtagttgggtgggctatttacagatgggctgtgtacaggtgcagtgattggtaagctgctctgacaggtgatgcttaaagttagtgagggaaatataagtctccagcttcagtgatttttgcaattcgttccagtcattggcagcagagaactggaaggaaagactgccaaatgaggaattggctttgggggtgaccagtgaaatatacctgctggagtgcgtgctacgggtgggtgttgctatggtgaccagtgagctgagataaggcgaagATTTACCTAGAAAATACTTACGTAtatatgacctggagccagtgggtttggcgacgaatatgaagcgaggcccagccaacgagagcatacaggtcgcagtggtgggtagtatatggggctttggtgacaaaacggatggcaccgtgataatcaaatcaaatcacagttTATTTGTCAagtgcactgaatacaacaggtagaccttacagtgaaatactaacttaaaggctctaaccaatagtgcaaaaaaggtattaggtgaacaataggtaggtaaagaaataaaacaacagtaaaaagacaggctatatacagtagcgaggctattaaagtagcgaggctacatacagacaccagttagtcaggctggttgaggtagtatgtacatgtagagatgtttaaagtgactatgcatatatgatgaacagagagtagcagtagcataaaagaggtgttggtgggtggtgggacacaatgcagatagcctggttagccaatgtgtgggagcactggttggtcggcccaattgaggtagtatgtacatgaatgcatatttaaagtgactatgcatatatgataacgACAACGGACCACAGATAGTGTCCCACAAATTGGCCACGTTTCTACAGGTGAATGGCAGACAGCACATCAGGTCTGCACCGTGTCATCTATCTACCAACAAGCTGGCACAGAGGCTTGTACAGACCATGAAACATGCCTTAAAAGCATCTCAGGGTCAAGGGACACAGCACCAATGTCTGCACAGCTTCCTGCTATCCTACAGGAACACGCCACATTCACCCACCAAGGCTTCACTTACATCGCTTCTCCTgaagagagagctacacacaagCTTTGACCTACTCAATAGTGGGTTCCCCCGTACGGAATGTATGCATGACTGTaaaggagatatatatatatacatatatatatactcaaACCGTGGGAATGCAAAGGAGACAGTACGACGTTAACAGGAGAGCCAAGTCAAACGTTGTGAACTGAGAGAAAAGGACATTGCATTTAATTTTGGAGAAACTGTCTTAGCTAGGAACTACCTCAGAGGACCAAAGTGGGTTCCTGCTACAGTCATTGCTCAGACTGGTTCTGTGTCCTACTGTACACTATCCAGACTGCAGAGGACGTCATCTGGAAAAGGCACACATATCAGTTACTGTTGAGTAAAGCCACACTGACAGAACCACCAGAGTGGTCCAGAACTGTTACTGGGTGACAACCTGACCCAGCAGTCGTCACCTAGGGCAGTGTTTCTgaactccagtcctcgagtacCCCGAACAGTACACATTTTCGCTGTAACCCTGGACAAACTCATCAAGGGCTTGATAATgataatggcgccggaggagatggctgccgttttacggttccctaaccaattgtgctattgtgtgtgtttctttcacattatttgtaacttaattcgtacataatgtttctgccaccgtctcttatgactgaaaagagcttctagatattaGGACAGCAATTACTCACCTTGTACTGGAAGattattttttctttaacgagtcgaacgcaaaggatttacttcagacacccgacaaggccctcatccctgtcattctcaggagaaagagatagagatattTGGACGTAGGtcagggtgccttgtaaggatccgaagGCGAGTGGGTAATTtgcctttaccatcagtcctattagccaacgtacaatcattggataacaaaacAGACAAACTATgatcacgtatatcctaccaacgggccATTAAAAACTAtattatcttatgtttcactgagtcgtggctgaacaacaacatgaataacatAAAGCTTGCGGCTTTTAAGttgcaccggcaagatagaacagccccctctggtaagacaaggggtggcggtctgagtatatttgtaaaaaaaaacagctggtgcacaaaatctaatagTGTGGAAGTATCAAGGTTTTGCtctcctgaggtagagtatctcgtGATAAGCTGtggaccacactatttaccaagaaagtttcatctatattcttcgtaggtgtctatttaccaccagtaactgatgctggcactaagactgcattcaatgagctgtatacggccataagcaaacaggaaaacactcacccagaggcggcactcctagtggccggggactttaatgcagggaaactttaatacatattacctcatttctatcagcatgttaaatgtgcaaccaaagGGAAAAAACTATAGtccatctttactccacacacagagacacatacaaagctttccctagccctccatttggcaaatttgaccataattctatcctcctgattcctgcttacaagctaaaactaaagcaggaagcaccagtgactcggtcaatgaagaagtggtcagatgaagcagatgttaagctacgggactgttttgctagcacagactggaatatgctccagggattcttctgatggcattgagggggacaccacatcagtcactggcttcatcacagatgatgttgtccccacagtgactgtatgtaccccaaccagaagccaaggaatacaggcaacatccgcactgagctaaaagctagagctgtcgctttcaaggagcgggactctaacccggaatcTTAAaataaatcccgctatgccctcagacaaactatcaaacaggcaaagcgtcaatacaggactaagatcgaatcgtactacaccagagccgacgctcgtcggatatggccgggcttgcaaactattacagactacaaagggaagcacagctgcgagcttcccagtgacacgagcctaccagatgatagAAATTACTTCTACgctcactttgaggcaagcaacactgatgAGAGCATCAAATGTATGGATGACTGTGATTACGCTCTCCGTAGCGGATGAGAGTAAAACCTTTAATCAGGTCAACATTCGCAAGACAAATTACCAGGATGTgaactccgagcatgcgctgaccaagaggcaagtgtcttcactgacaaccTGTCCCTAactaagtctgtaataccaacatttttcaagcagaccgtcatagtccctgtgcccaagaacactaa of Oncorhynchus gorbuscha isolate QuinsamMale2020 ecotype Even-year linkage group LG15, OgorEven_v1.0, whole genome shotgun sequence contains these proteins:
- the LOC123996377 gene encoding forkhead box protein D1-like, producing the protein MEDRNTYNTGRERLGLRFTIDYLLYNKDSKSMREEAKSPPAEQTSHSPVEERSPDILSERESIELGSPEKGPEGEEGSEEEDEEDEEEVKVKEDQEATTTDSPRDKPTQSYIALISMAILASEEKKLLLCDIYHWIMDSYPYFKSKDKNWRNSVRHNLSLNECFVKAGRSHNGKGHFWVIHPANFQDFSNGDYHRRRARRRVRRVTGQLPYALRTPYYPLNRPRGVPCWCCPPAHPLSMAHPLSCLSARMYWSWASQYARRHPSLHAPVQ